In one Amaranthus tricolor cultivar Red isolate AtriRed21 chromosome 8, ASM2621246v1, whole genome shotgun sequence genomic region, the following are encoded:
- the LOC130820562 gene encoding putative pentatricopeptide repeat-containing protein At2g02150: MLFYLRNFFGVVGRRYFLYNHIGASRGTLNSMPFQCNLIICVTSFLFNFRYPYSSEMNSVCLNNFYDRDSMKRLVLEEKWDDDRINNLFDSVLAPIFVSRVLIVLKEDPKVMVKFFRWAKMRIGFKHSTESYCIVIHIVFFNRMYNDARLLFKEMILSASGWPGFDLFDALWLTRNVCATGFGVFDAFFSVLIELGMIDEATHCFNRMKKHRVLPKVRSCNNLLRRLCESGRGEMSRKIFNDMIGVGMSPSVFTYNILIYDRCKERDLVGALALFRMMKKSGLLPDIVTYNTLIDGLGKLGLLDETINLYLEMREVGCSPDVITFNTLINCFCKYEKLPQAFEFFHQMKSDGLKPTVVTYSTLIDSFCKEGMVREAMKFFVDMRRLGLSPNEYTYTSLVDAYCKSGNLGESLKMLKEMLEAGLDLNVVICTALMDGLCERGRMEEAEELFDNMQKAGIIPNQKTYTTFIHGCIKAGKMEIAKETLQAMKKKELKADETLYGTLVWGLCNEGKVEEAKGLVMEMRQIGLQVNVFFFTTLINAYLKAGNAIEALSLFQKMLEFNILPTHVTFIVLIDGLCKLGLIKDAVDYLHRMKVMGLPLHISVYTSLIEAHCKNNCIEMARKLFDEMQGEGIIPDGPVFTALIDGNLKHGNVEEVFNLYRRMIGFGLQLDLFACTSLMQAYFKAGDVKGALNLFQEMQDLGIGPTLVTYTVLIDGMCKSGFVQEALEHFRRMDGTGLSPNVIIYTALINGFCKSGCLEMATELFKEMQAKGLIPDVAAFTAIISGNLKLGSIEEAFKLKNKMIDMGLELDLWAYTCLIQVLAESNQLEEARILFDEMVRKGIRPDKVIYGVLVKRYCNQGKADEAVKLQNDLVTTGLLTRVDNLAARGAD, from the coding sequence ACGAGTTTTCTCTTTAACTTTAGATATCCATATAGCAGTGAAATGAATTCTGTTTGTTTAAATAACTTTTATGATCGAGATTCTATGAAAAGATTAGTTCTTGAAGAGAAATGGGATGATGATAGGATAAATAATTTGTTTGATTCTGTACTAGCTCCAATTTTTGTTTCTAGGGttttgattgtattgaaagaGGACCCTAAAGTTATGGTTAAATTCTTTCGTTGGGCAAAAATGCGTATTGGATTTAAGCATTCTACTGAATCTTATTGCATTGTGATCCACATTGTATTCTTTAATAGAATGTATAATGATGCTCGTTTACTTTTTAAAGAGATGATTTTGTCGGCCTCCGGTTGGCCtggttttgatttgtttgatgCATTGTGGTTGACGAGGAATGTTTGTGCTACTGGTTTTGGGGTGTTTGATGCGTTTTTTAGTGTGTTGATTGAACTAGGAATGATTGACGAGGCAACTCACTGTTTTAATAGAATGAAGAAACATAGGGTCCTTCCGAAGGTTCGTTCATGTAATAATCTTCTAAGAAGGCTTTGTGAGTCGGGAAGAGGTGAAATGTCgaggaaaatttttaatgatatgattgggGTTGGGATGTCCCCGTCAGTGTTTACTTATAACATATTGATATATGATAGATGCAAAGAAAGAGATTTAGTAGGAGCGTTGGCATTGTTTCGTATGATGAAGAAGAGTGGCTTATTACCGGATATTGTTACTTACAATACCCTGATTGATGGGCTGGGAAAACTTGGATTGTTAGATGAAACAATAAATCTGTATTTAGAGATGAGGGAAGTAGGTTGTAGTCCTGATGTAATAACTTTTAATACATTGATTAATTGCTTTTGTAAATATGAAAAGTTGCCTCAAGCTTTTGAATTTTTTCATCAGATGAAAAGTGATGGTTTAAAGCCTACTGTTGTAACATATAGCACATTAATTGATTCCTTTTGTAAAGAAGGAATGGTGCGAGAAGCTATGAAGTTTTTTGTAGACATGAGACGTCTTGGGTTATCTCCAAACGAATATACTTATACATCTTTGGTTGACGCGTATTGTAAGAGTGGAAACCTTGGTGAATCTTTGAAAATGTTGAAGGAGATGTTAGAGGCAGGGCTTGACTTAAATGTTGTTATTTGTACAGCTCTGATGGATGGCCTTTGTGAGAGAGGGAGGATGGAAGAAGCTGAGGAGTTGTTTGATAATATGCAGAAAGCTGGTATAATACCAAACCAAAAAACCTACACCACGTTTATTCATGGCTGCATTAAAGCTGGTAAGATGGAAATAGCAAAAGAGACATTACAAGCAATGAAAAAGAAAGAGTTAAAGGCGGATGAGACCTTATATGGAACCCTTGTTTGGGGACTTTGCAATGAAGGAAAAGTTGAAGAAGCGAAAGGTTTAGTAATGGAGATGAGACAAATTGGTCTTCAGGTAAATGTTTTTTTCTTTACGACATTGATAAATGCTTATTTAAAAGCTGGGAATGCCATAGAAGCTCTTTCACTGTTTCAGAAAATGCTAGAGTTTAATATCCTTCCTACGCATGTAACATTTATAGTGTTAATTGATGGTCTCTGCAAATTGGGACTGATCAAGGATGCAGTTGACTATCTTCATAGAATGAAAGTTATGGGTTTACCTCTTCATATTTCTGTCTATACATCCCTAATTGAAGCTCATTGTAAAAATAATTGTATCGAAATGGCAAGAAAACTTTTTGATGAAATGCAAGGAGAGGGGATAATTCCAGATGGACCTGTTTTCACAGCTTTGATTGATGGAAACTTGAAGCATGGAAATGTTGAGGAAGTCTTTAACTTATACAGAAGAATGATCGGTTTTGGTTTGCAGCTGGATTTGTTTGCTTGTACGTCTTTAATGCAGGCTTATTTTAAAGCAGGGGACGTCAAGGGTGCCCTTAATCTTTTTCAGGAAATGCAGGACTTGGGTATTGGTCCCACACTTGTCACTTATACTGTGTTGATTGATGGTATGTGTAAATCAGGATTCGTCCAGGAAGCACTGGAGCATTTTCGTAGGATGGATGGAACGGGTTTGTCCCCGAATGTTATCATATATACAGCTTTAATAAATGGTTTTTGTAAAAGTGGCTGCCTGGAGATGGCCACTGAGCTTTTTAAGGAAATGCAAGCTAAGGGTTTGATTCCTGATGTGGCTGCTTTTACAGCTATAATCTCTGGCAATTTGAAGCTTGGTAGCATTGAAGAAGCATTTAAGTTAAAGAACAAGATGATTGATATGGGTTTGGAGCTTGATTTGTGGGCTTACACTTGTTTGATTCAGGTGCTTGCTGAATCTAATCAACTTGAAGAAGCaagaattttatttgatgaaatgGTCAGAAAGGGTATTCGTCCAGACAAAGTTATATATGGTGTGCTTGTAAAAAGATATTGCAACCAGGGAAAGGCTGATGAGGCTGTTAAATTGCAGAATGATTTGGTCACCACTGGATTATTGACTAGAGTTGATAATCTTGCTGCCCGTGGTGCAGACTAA